One segment of Rhipicephalus sanguineus isolate Rsan-2018 unplaced genomic scaffold, BIME_Rsan_1.4 Seq127, whole genome shotgun sequence DNA contains the following:
- the LOC119376531 gene encoding 5-hydroxytryptamine receptor 1-like: protein MPPALHLELTGHRWDLGRAACDAWVSVDVASCTASILNLCMISVDRYLAITRPLTYGVRRTARRAWACIGAVWLLAALISVPPLLVLGNEHGTPTMPTCLVCQHLAYQLYATLGAFYIPLFVMLSMYWRIHTAAKKVVEAEHRARPGPRTRSLRVAVRERKASITLGIILTAFTACWLPFFALALVRPLGGKPLPELAHSLALWLGYTNSALNPVIYVTFHHDFRRAFRDLLCLRCGRRGINNGAIVGGSANGPAQIFGRRSNNHRSWA, encoded by the coding sequence ATGCCACCAGCCTTGCACCTGGAACTTACGGGTCATCGGTGGGACCTGGGCCGTGCGGCCTGCGATGCCTGGGTGTCTGTGGACGTGGCGTCCTGCACAGCGTCCATCCTGAACTTGTGTATGATATCCGTGGACCGCTACTTAGCGATCACTCGGCCCTTGACATATGGAGTGCGAAGAACTGCGCGAAGGGCGTGGGCCTGCATCGGTGCGGTATGGCTTCTTGCAGCACTCATCAGCGTGCCGCCTCTGCTCGTTCTTGGAAACGAGCACGGAACACCCACGATGCCCACCTGCCTGGTCTGTCAGCATTTGGCGTACCAGCTCTACGCCACGCTGGGCGCATTTTACATACCTCTTTTTgtcatgctgtccatgtactGGAGGATTCACACGGCTGCCAAGAAGGTCGTCGAGGCAGAACATAGGGCGAGACCCGGTCCCCGCACTAGGAGCCTGAGGGTCGCCGTTAGAGAGCGCAAAGCCTCTATAACGTTAGGAATAATCCTGACCGCCTTCACGGCCTGCTGGTTGCCTTTCTTCGCTTTGGCACTGGTTAGGCCACTCGGTGGGAAGCCCCTTCCCGAGCTGGCCCACAGCCTCGCTCTCTGGCTTGGCTATACTAACTCAGCACTGAATCCTGTCATCTACGTCACATTCCATCACGACTTCCGTAGAGCATTTCGTGACCTCTTGTGCTTGCGCTGTGGCAGAAGAGGTATCAATAACGGCGCAATAGTAGGTGGAAGCGCAAATGGACCAGCGCAGATCTTCGGGAGAAGAAGTAACAACCACCGCTCGTGGGCCTGA